From one Neofelis nebulosa isolate mNeoNeb1 chromosome 4, mNeoNeb1.pri, whole genome shotgun sequence genomic stretch:
- the LOC131510501 gene encoding olfactory receptor-like protein OLF4 has product MIFAMFIIEKISHVIFFLFPGSHLQHMNPGNDTQISEFFLLGFSESPALQPLIFGLFLSMYLITVFGNLLILRAVSSDSHLHTPMYFFLANLSFGDICVTSTTVPKMLWNIQTQSNVITYENCITQMYFFLLFAGLDIFLLTVMAYDRFVAICHPLHYMVIMNPRLCGLLVLVSWIMCVLNSLLQTLMVLGLSFCTTLEIPHFFCELSQMIQLACSDTSINNLVMYLAAVLLGGASLAGILYSYSKIVSSIRGISSAQGKYKAFSTCASHLSVVSLFYCTSLGVYLSSAATQSSRSSAIASVMYTVVTPMLNPFIYSLRNRDIKRALKRIVGVPGT; this is encoded by the coding sequence ATGATATTTGCAATGTTCATTATTGAGAAAATCagtcatgttattttttttttgttccctggTAGTCACCTCCAGCACATGAATCCAGGAAATGATAcacaaatttcagaattttttcttctgggattttcAGAGAGTCCAGCACTGCAGCCCCTCATATTTGGGCTTTTCCTCTCCATGTACCTGATCACTGTGTTTGGGAACCTGCTCATCCTCCGGGCCGTCAGCTCTGACTCCCACCTCCACacgcccatgtacttcttcctggccaaCCTGTCCTTTGGTGACATCTGTGTCACCTCCACCACCGTCCCAAAGATGCTCTGGAACATCCAGACACAGAGCAACGTCATAACCTATGAGAACTGCATCACACAGATgtattttttcctgctctttgcAGGATTAGACATCTTTCTTCTGACagtgatggcctatgaccgctttGTGGCCATCTGTCACCCCCTACACTACATGGTCATCATGAATCCCCGGCTCTGTGGACTGCTGGTTCTGGTGTCCTGGATCATGTGTGTCCTGAACTCCTTGTTACAAACCTTAATGGTGTTGGGGCTGTCCTTCTGTACAACCTTGGAAATCCCCCACTTTTTCTGTGAACTCAGTCAGATGATCCAACTTGCCTGTTCTGACACCTCTATTAATAACTTGGTGATGTATCTTGCAGCTGTGCTGCTGGGTGGTGCTTCCCTGGCCGGGATCCTTTACTCTTACTCTAAGATAGTTTCCTCCATACGTGGGATCTCATCAGCTCAGGGCAAGTATAAAGCATTTTCCACCTGTGCGTCTCACCTCTCGGTTGTCTCCTTATTTTATTGTACGAGCCTAGGAGTGTACCTCAGCTCTGCTGCTACCCAGAGCTCACGGTCAAGTGCCATAGCCTCGGTGATGTACACGGTGGTCACgcccatgctgaaccccttcatctacagcctgaggaacagaGACATAAAGAGGGCTCTGAAAAGAATCGTTGGGGTTCCAGGGACGTAA